One genomic region from Aliarcobacter cryaerophilus ATCC 43158 encodes:
- a CDS encoding glycosyltransferase family 2 protein, translated as MNISVVVLAKNNEKTIENSLKSLLDFDDVVVYDNGSTDETINIAKKFSNVNLIQGEFKGFGWTKNHATSFAKNDWILIIDSDEVVDSELLGELKNKKLDEKTVYKLNFKAFYKDIQVKHCGWNNQKIKRLYNKNTTSYNSNDVHEDIITDSLKIEEIKGNVEHYSYHTISEFIIKADRYSSLFAQNNVGKKNSSPTKAFFNGMYSFFRTYILKQGFRDGYVGLVISFSHMVTNFYKYIKLYELNKELKK; from the coding sequence ATGAATATTAGTGTAGTTGTATTAGCAAAAAATAATGAAAAAACCATAGAAAATAGTTTAAAAAGTTTATTAGATTTTGATGATGTAGTAGTTTACGATAATGGCTCAACAGATGAAACTATAAATATTGCAAAAAAATTTTCAAATGTAAATTTAATACAAGGTGAGTTTAAAGGTTTTGGTTGGACTAAAAATCATGCAACTTCTTTTGCAAAAAATGATTGGATTTTAATAATTGATAGCGATGAAGTAGTTGATAGTGAGCTTTTAGGAGAGTTAAAAAATAAAAAACTTGATGAAAAAACCGTTTATAAACTTAATTTTAAAGCTTTCTACAAAGATATTCAAGTAAAACATTGTGGATGGAATAATCAAAAAATCAAAAGATTATATAATAAAAACACAACCTCTTATAACTCAAATGATGTTCATGAAGATATTATAACTGACAGCTTGAAAATAGAAGAGATAAAAGGAAATGTTGAACACTATAGCTATCATACAATTTCAGAATTTATTATAAAAGCAGATAGATACTCAAGCTTATTTGCACAAAATAATGTAGGAAAGAAAAATTCAAGTCCTACAAAAGCTTTTTTTAATGGAATGTACTCTTTTTTTAGAACATATATTTTAAAACAAGGTTTTAGAGATGGTTATGTGGGACTTGTAATTTCCTTTTCACATATGGTTACGAATTTTTATAAATATATAAAATTATATGAATTAAATAAAGAGTTAAAAAAATGA
- a CDS encoding glycosyltransferase family 9 protein, whose translation MNLLITRHDKIGDFVVTLPLFKAIKEQYPDTKITALVSKINYKFAKDIEFIDEVILYNKKDFPRTLQEIKSKNFDASISAYIDTQLGKILYKSGIKKRVAPATKLAQFFFNKRIRQRRSKAIKTEWQYNLELAKAIFPEIKLDFTKPLLNIKETKEKRVIFHTGFGGSSDGNLKIDDYINLARSIKNSEYDIVFSFGPDDEKSKDYIEAHLDFEAYIYESKVTLMDFAKYIAKSKIFISTSTGPMHLAGATNTMTLSFFGDSLFASSKRWATVSDEKYQNNFMINKNYTKEQYLQIENRLKEILDVK comes from the coding sequence ATGAATTTACTTATAACAAGACACGATAAAATAGGGGATTTTGTAGTTACTCTACCACTTTTTAAAGCTATAAAAGAGCAGTATCCTGATACAAAAATTACAGCTTTGGTTTCAAAAATAAATTATAAATTTGCAAAAGATATTGAGTTTATAGATGAGGTTATTTTATATAATAAAAAGGATTTTCCTAGAACTCTGCAAGAGATAAAATCTAAAAATTTTGATGCAAGTATTAGTGCATATATAGATACACAATTAGGAAAAATACTTTATAAAAGTGGTATTAAGAAAAGAGTTGCTCCAGCAACAAAATTAGCACAATTTTTCTTCAATAAACGAATAAGACAAAGAAGAAGTAAAGCTATAAAAACAGAGTGGCAATATAATCTTGAATTAGCAAAGGCGATTTTTCCAGAAATTAAGCTTGATTTCACAAAACCACTTTTAAATATTAAAGAAACAAAAGAGAAAAGAGTTATTTTTCATACTGGCTTTGGTGGTAGTAGTGATGGAAATTTAAAAATTGATGATTATATAAATTTGGCTAGAAGTATTAAAAATAGTGAGTATGATATAGTTTTCTCTTTTGGTCCAGATGATGAGAAATCAAAAGATTATATTGAGGCTCATTTAGATTTTGAAGCATATATTTATGAGTCAAAAGTTACTTTGATGGATTTTGCAAAATATATAGCAAAAAGTAAAATATTTATAAGTACTTCAACAGGACCTATGCATCTTGCTGGTGCAACAAATACTATGACTTTGTCTTTTTTTGGAGATAGCCTATTTGCAAGTAGTAAAAGATGGGCAACAGTAAGTGATGAAAAATATCAAAATAATTTTATGATAAACAAAAATTATACAAAAGAGCAATATTTGCAAATAGAGAATAGATTAAAAGAGATTTTGGATGTCAAATAA
- a CDS encoding glycosyltransferase family 9 protein, which translates to MVKNIFIEIPAWLGDAIMATPAIENIIKTYPQAKITLLGSYVSTQAFANYPNIEKMIVDNTKKSGNRYKNLIVLAKSIGKIDLAISFRRSFSSKFMMFFIKSKKKFNYKRLTKKEIHLCVRYNDFINKILNLKNEVGDLKLYFKPFAYQKPTLGINPGATYGSAKRWYPQEFAKVAISLASKYDIVIFGGPTETDIAKDIEDILIKNGISNYQNLSGLTTIPELIEKIAGLDLFITNDSGPMHIAAAYKVKTVSIFGPTKFTETNQWRNDKNGSIVTKNLECAPCMKRECPLKHHNCMKLVTANDVLEAILKLA; encoded by the coding sequence ATGGTTAAAAATATATTTATAGAAATTCCTGCATGGCTAGGTGATGCTATAATGGCAACTCCAGCTATAGAAAATATAATAAAAACATATCCACAAGCAAAAATTACACTTTTGGGCTCATATGTATCTACACAAGCTTTTGCTAATTATCCAAATATTGAAAAAATGATAGTTGATAATACAAAAAAAAGTGGAAATAGATATAAAAATTTAATAGTTTTAGCAAAATCTATTGGAAAAATTGATTTAGCAATCTCTTTTAGAAGAAGTTTTTCTTCAAAATTTATGATGTTTTTTATAAAATCAAAAAAGAAATTTAACTATAAAAGACTTACAAAAAAAGAGATACATTTATGTGTAAGATACAATGATTTTATAAATAAAATTCTAAATTTAAAAAATGAAGTAGGGGATTTAAAACTCTATTTTAAGCCATTTGCATATCAAAAACCAACTTTAGGAATAAATCCAGGTGCAACTTATGGAAGTGCAAAAAGATGGTATCCCCAAGAGTTTGCAAAAGTTGCAATAAGTTTAGCTTCAAAATATGATATTGTAATTTTTGGGGGACCAACTGAAACTGATATTGCAAAAGATATTGAAGATATATTAATAAAAAATGGTATATCAAATTATCAAAATTTATCTGGACTAACAACAATCCCAGAGCTTATAGAAAAAATTGCAGGATTAGATTTGTTTATTACAAATGATAGTGGACCTATGCATATTGCAGCTGCTTATAAAGTAAAAACTGTATCAATTTTTGGACCAACAAAGTTTACTGAAACAAATCAATGGAGAAATGATAAAAATGGTTCGATTGTAACAAAAAATTTAGAGTGCGCACCATGCATGAAAAGGGAGTGTCCTCTAAAACATCACAACTGTATGAAACTAGTTACAGCAAATGATGTTTTAGAAGCAATTTTAAAATTAGCTTAA
- the gmhA gene encoding D-sedoheptulose 7-phosphate isomerase translates to MQNAIIKEFLAHQETIVKVIETMQEPLLEASKLAVETLRTGNKILLCGNGGSAADAQHIAAELTGRYKTERKGLPGIALTTDTSALTAIGNDYGYDRVFDRQVEALASKGDLLIGISTSGNSSNVINALKVAREMGCKTLGLTGRDGGAMNELCDINLVVPSNDTPRIQEMHILFAHTICQIIDNELS, encoded by the coding sequence ATGCAAAATGCAATAATTAAAGAATTTTTAGCTCACCAAGAGACAATAGTAAAAGTAATAGAAACTATGCAAGAGCCTCTTTTAGAGGCTTCAAAACTTGCAGTTGAAACATTAAGAACAGGCAATAAGATTTTACTTTGTGGAAATGGTGGAAGTGCAGCTGATGCGCAACATATTGCTGCTGAATTAACAGGAAGATATAAAACTGAAAGAAAAGGGCTTCCTGGAATTGCTCTTACAACTGATACAAGTGCATTAACAGCTATTGGAAATGATTATGGATATGATAGAGTTTTTGATAGACAAGTTGAAGCTTTGGCTTCTAAAGGCGATTTACTAATTGGAATTTCAACTTCTGGAAACTCTTCTAATGTAATAAATGCTTTAAAAGTTGCAAGAGAAATGGGATGTAAAACTTTAGGCTTAACAGGTCGTGATGGTGGAGCTATGAATGAGCTTTGTGATATAAACTTAGTTGTTCCTTCAAATGATACACCTAGAATTCAGGAGATGCATATACTTTTTGCACACACAATTTGTCAAATTATTGATAATGAATTAAGCTAA
- the rfaE1 gene encoding D-glycero-beta-D-manno-heptose-7-phosphate kinase, with translation MIKLDKKPNILVIGDLMIDHYLWGSCDRISPEAPVQVVNVKKESSVLGGAGNVINNLVALGSSVGVISVIGNDTVANELKSLLEKIDVPTSNLVVENSRKTSKKSRLIASQQQVLRYDMESIDDIDENSHKQIIQTLEKNINKYSSIILSDYGKGVLTAKLTKDIIKIANKNSVKVLVDPKGKDYSKYKGSYTLTPNKKEAMEATNIDIKDENSLIEALKSLKNQCTLEVSLITLSEQGIAIFDDNLTIKPTVAREVYDVTGAGDTVIASIAFALGNDLDIKDAIYFANLAAGVVVGKIGSATATLDEIYEYEYSLHKSNSTSHIKTFDEIRTLASKLHNQGKKIVFTNGCFDILHAGHVKYLEVAKSYGDVLILGLNADSSVRKLKGPSRPINTQDDRAYILASLESVDYVVIFDENTPYELIKLIKPHVLVKGGDYEGKEVVGQDIADELKLVQFVDGKSTTNTIKRIQNDAKCNN, from the coding sequence ATGATAAAATTAGATAAAAAACCAAATATTCTTGTAATTGGTGATTTAATGATAGATCACTATTTGTGGGGGTCTTGTGATAGAATTTCACCAGAAGCTCCTGTACAAGTAGTAAATGTAAAAAAAGAGAGCTCAGTTTTAGGTGGTGCGGGAAATGTTATTAACAATCTTGTTGCACTTGGAAGTAGTGTTGGTGTTATAAGTGTTATTGGAAATGACACCGTTGCAAATGAATTAAAAAGTTTATTAGAGAAAATAGATGTTCCAACATCAAACTTAGTGGTTGAAAATAGTCGAAAAACTTCTAAAAAAAGTCGTCTTATAGCATCTCAACAGCAAGTTCTAAGATATGACATGGAAAGTATTGATGATATAGATGAAAATAGTCACAAACAAATTATTCAAACTTTAGAGAAAAATATAAATAAATATAGTTCAATAATTTTATCAGATTACGGAAAAGGTGTTTTAACTGCAAAATTAACAAAAGATATAATAAAAATTGCAAATAAAAACAGTGTAAAAGTTTTGGTTGATCCAAAAGGAAAAGATTATAGTAAATATAAAGGTTCATATACTCTAACTCCAAACAAAAAAGAGGCTATGGAAGCTACAAATATTGATATAAAAGATGAAAATTCTTTAATAGAAGCTTTAAAAAGTTTAAAAAATCAATGTACTTTAGAAGTTTCTCTAATAACTTTAAGTGAACAAGGTATTGCAATTTTTGATGATAATTTAACTATTAAACCAACAGTTGCAAGAGAAGTTTATGATGTAACAGGTGCTGGAGATACAGTAATTGCTTCAATTGCTTTTGCTTTAGGAAATGATTTAGATATAAAAGATGCTATATATTTTGCAAATTTAGCAGCTGGAGTTGTTGTAGGAAAAATTGGAAGTGCAACAGCAACACTTGATGAAATTTATGAATATGAATACAGTTTACACAAATCAAACTCTACTTCACATATAAAAACTTTTGATGAGATTAGAACTTTAGCTTCAAAACTACATAATCAAGGTAAAAAAATAGTATTTACAAATGGTTGTTTTGACATTCTACATGCGGGTCATGTAAAATACTTAGAAGTTGCAAAAAGTTATGGTGATGTTTTAATTTTAGGATTAAATGCAGATAGTAGTGTAAGAAAATTAAAAGGTCCAAGTAGACCAATAAATACTCAAGATGATAGAGCATATATTTTAGCTTCGCTTGAAAGTGTTGATTACGTAGTTATTTTTGATGAAAATACACCTTATGAGTTAATAAAACTAATAAAACCCCATGTTTTAGTTAAAGGTGGAGATTATGAAGGTAAAGAAGTTGTTGGGCAAGATATAGCAGATGAGTTAAAGCTTGTTCAATTTGTAGATGGTAAAAGTACAACAAATACAATAAAAAGGATACAAAACGATGCAAAATGCAATAATTAA